agacaaggaatccagcacagggagcagagccacacagagctggtaggcagtggcccagaatgcaacatggtacagatttaagaaccaatgacagtgaagtgaaattatctggtaggcagtggtttagaatgtaaaatggtacaatgacagaatagtaaaaataaCAAATCAAGAGCATGcggaagcaacaaaacagcagtatgcattaaaattaacaaattgagcaaagctttaatctgagtagcatgagcatgcgaaagcaaaaCAGTAGTATGGCTACCAGCATCTTGCGACTTCATGAAGCCCGCGTTCTGATTGGATAGCTTGGAAAACCTTTGGCACTGATTGGTTGTCGTCAAGAGCCTATGAGGTTTGACAATTTGGGCAGTTTTCAGTTTAGTCGGGCTGCTTTCTATAAAAACCCCCATCCAAGgctgttctttttctttctttcggaGTCGTACAGTAGAGAAAGCAAGGATGTCTGGGCGCGGCAAAGGAGGCAAAGGGCTTGGGAAGGGAGGCGCCAAGAGGCACCGCAAGGTTCTCCGCGACAACATCCAGGGGATCACCAAGCCCGCCATCCGCCGCCTTGCTCGCCGCGGAGGAGTGAAGCGCATTTCGGGCTTGATCTACGAGGAGACCCGCGGGGTGCTGAAGGTCTTCCTGGAGAACGTGATCCGCGACGCCGTGACTTACACCGAACACGCCAAGAGGAAGACAGTGACCGCCATGGATGTGGTCTACGCGCTCAAGCGCCAGGGGCGCACCCTCTACGGCTTCGGGGGCTGAGGCTTCCGCCGCCAACGACACAGACGCACAAAAGGTCCTTTTAAGGGCCACCCACGTCTCCATGGAAGAGCTGATTTGCCATGTCCCATTTTGTGATGATGAAGACCGGTTGTAAGGCGCACAATATTAAAACAAGCTTTTGAGtacagcggcacctttaagagcaataaattttaatttttaaagggaTGTTCGGATGTTGTTTTCATGGCGACCCGCCTGAATTGCAACATTTAAGCAATTACGAACGAAGGCTTTAAAGCGTTTAAACTGGTTGCTTTGTTCTGGGGTGGGTCGTTCGAGAGGTATTTCGTATTAAAAGGATATATTTTCCAGTTCCTGTGAAATTCTTGTGATTCTAATGGGTGGGTCGTTCGGGAGGTATTTCGTATTAAAacgggatttttttttccttccagttcCTGTGAAATCCTTGTGATTCTAATGTCACTATTTTAaaagggaacgttggctctccagatgttttctgcctacaactcccatcagccccagccagcatggccaatggctggggctgttgggagttgtaggcagaaaacatctggagagccaacgttgcCTACCCTGAAGTGGAATGAGCAGAGCAGCGAATAAGGGGACGCACAGTAAAGGGGATCTTACCGCAGCCAATAACTGACTGCTGCGGTTAAATGGCTGAAAGCTAAACAAAGGGAAACTGATGAACCCAGACGGAACGGAAGAGATGTTTGTCGGGAAGGTCGGAAATCTTGAAGCATGTTGTGTTTTGCGCATTTGAAGCGGGGGATTTAGCTGTTCCTTATTgacaatagctggggctgatgg
The sequence above is a segment of the Heteronotia binoei isolate CCM8104 ecotype False Entrance Well chromosome 15, APGP_CSIRO_Hbin_v1, whole genome shotgun sequence genome. Coding sequences within it:
- the LOC132584306 gene encoding histone H4, translated to MSGRGKGGKGLGKGGAKRHRKVLRDNIQGITKPAIRRLARRGGVKRISGLIYEETRGVLKVFLENVIRDAVTYTEHAKRKTVTAMDVVYALKRQGRTLYGFGG